A DNA window from Sporosarcina sp. ANT_H38 contains the following coding sequences:
- a CDS encoding NAD(P)-binding domain-containing protein produces MKEIKLFTTKETSCCSEEPTTTSCCAPETVNESTCCSSPEVTVEKPEQKQFNLDLPVAIIGAGPVGLAAAAHLTIQKVPFIVFESGENVGHNILKWQHVQLFSPWQYDIDKAARQLLEETDWKSPQDDILPTGKELVDQYLVPLSALPVLQEAIRYNSKVISISRKQNDKMKSLNREKQPFEIYVERNHDIEIVEARAIIDATGTWGNPNPATSNGVWLNSEKQCENHIEYGIPDITKSVKRYADKTVAVVGGGHSAINTLLELADLQKEFPETKLIWILRKKNVEDAYGGEEKDALEARGALGSKIHSLVDSGKVQVYTPFYTMQVKSMNGQMELVGRYEGEMTIIKGIDELIVNAGSRPDFSIEQELRLSIDPATESIAALAPLIDPNEHSCGTVRAHGEEILRQPEQDLYIVGMKSYGRAPTFLMATGYEQVRSITAYLAGDIEASKRVELDLPETGVCSVNLRNPKEESCCNATTGSC; encoded by the coding sequence ATGAAAGAAATTAAATTATTTACTACAAAAGAGACATCATGTTGCAGTGAGGAACCAACAACGACTTCTTGTTGTGCACCTGAAACGGTAAATGAATCGACTTGTTGTTCATCGCCTGAAGTGACGGTAGAAAAACCGGAACAAAAGCAATTTAACTTAGATTTACCTGTAGCCATTATTGGAGCTGGTCCAGTCGGACTTGCGGCAGCGGCACATTTAACAATTCAAAAAGTGCCTTTCATCGTCTTTGAATCAGGTGAAAATGTAGGACACAATATTCTAAAGTGGCAACATGTTCAGCTGTTCAGCCCTTGGCAATACGATATTGACAAAGCAGCCCGTCAACTCCTTGAAGAAACGGATTGGAAATCACCACAGGATGATATTTTACCGACAGGAAAAGAGTTGGTGGACCAATATTTAGTACCTTTAAGTGCATTACCCGTCTTACAAGAAGCCATTCGATACAACTCAAAAGTTATTTCAATCTCACGTAAACAAAATGATAAAATGAAATCATTAAATCGTGAAAAGCAACCTTTTGAAATTTATGTAGAAAGAAATCATGATATTGAAATAGTAGAAGCACGTGCAATTATTGATGCAACGGGTACATGGGGGAACCCAAATCCTGCTACTTCAAATGGTGTTTGGTTGAATTCTGAAAAACAATGCGAAAACCACATTGAATACGGTATTCCAGATATAACGAAAAGTGTGAAACGCTATGCGGATAAAACAGTTGCAGTGGTTGGTGGTGGGCACTCTGCTATTAATACATTGTTAGAATTGGCCGATTTACAAAAAGAATTTCCGGAAACAAAATTGATTTGGATTCTACGTAAAAAAAATGTAGAAGATGCTTACGGTGGCGAAGAAAAAGATGCACTTGAAGCACGCGGGGCACTCGGTTCGAAAATACATTCATTGGTCGATTCAGGTAAAGTGCAAGTATATACACCGTTCTACACGATGCAAGTCAAATCAATGAATGGACAAATGGAGTTAGTAGGACGTTATGAAGGCGAAATGACCATTATAAAAGGGATTGATGAGTTGATTGTCAATGCTGGAAGTCGTCCGGACTTTTCAATTGAACAAGAACTCCGATTGTCCATTGACCCGGCAACAGAAAGTATCGCAGCACTAGCACCACTAATCGATCCAAACGAACACAGTTGTGGTACCGTTCGTGCCCATGGTGAAGAAATTCTACGCCAGCCAGAACAAGATCTTTATATTGTAGGTATGAAGAGTTACGGTCGTGCTCCCACATTCTTAATGGCAACAGGATATGAACAAGTACGTTCAATAACAGCCTATCTTGCAGGAGACATAGAAGCCTCTAAGCGAG